A single window of Rhodococcus jostii RHA1 DNA harbors:
- a CDS encoding MFS transporter: MTRTETTQAPARATLILATLILVAAVANLNLSVANVALPDIGRAFDASQTQLNLVAVAYSLGLAASVLYLGALGDRYGRKQMLVLGMALSLPASAIAGFAGNFEILFLARVLGGVSAGLAFPTTLAIITALWSGPPRTKAIALWSALGGAISSLGPIVSGALLEHFHWGSVFLVTLPLAALALVAAILWVPAHVNETTDPVDNLGGIISVVFIAALILAINFAPVDGSGALAIGLGLIALAAGAAFFLQQRRAAHPLFDLHVAARPTFWVAAVGGVIVFGALMGAMFIGQQFLQNVLGYSTLAAGSAIIPAAVAMVVVAPRSAKLVESHGARFTLLLGYLFVVLGLVVALVWWDEDATFWWVALAYAFVGIGVGFAGTPASRSLTGSVPVSRAGMASGTSDLQRDLGGAIMQSILGAVLTAGYAKSLSATIASSPDASQITPETQAALTKSYSSAEVLAERYPQYAEQIIAAARNAFLDGDDRAYLAAILVVCAGAVVVFFFYPHRDEEKRLLAEYATDRAQ; this comes from the coding sequence GTGACTCGAACCGAAACGACGCAGGCGCCGGCCCGAGCGACGCTGATCCTCGCGACCCTGATCCTCGTCGCCGCCGTCGCCAACCTGAACCTGTCGGTCGCGAACGTCGCGCTCCCCGACATCGGCCGGGCCTTCGACGCGAGTCAGACGCAGCTGAACCTCGTCGCCGTGGCGTACTCACTCGGGCTCGCCGCGTCGGTCCTCTATCTGGGGGCACTCGGCGACCGCTACGGGCGTAAACAGATGCTGGTGCTCGGCATGGCGCTGTCGCTGCCGGCGTCGGCGATCGCGGGATTTGCCGGGAACTTCGAAATACTGTTCCTCGCACGTGTTCTCGGCGGTGTATCCGCCGGCCTCGCGTTCCCCACCACGCTCGCGATCATCACCGCACTGTGGTCGGGACCGCCCCGGACCAAGGCGATCGCACTCTGGTCGGCCCTCGGTGGTGCGATCTCCTCGCTCGGGCCGATCGTGTCGGGCGCGCTGCTCGAGCATTTCCATTGGGGCTCGGTGTTCCTCGTGACCCTTCCGCTCGCCGCTCTCGCCCTCGTCGCCGCCATCCTGTGGGTGCCCGCCCACGTCAACGAGACGACCGATCCCGTCGACAATCTCGGCGGCATCATCTCCGTCGTCTTCATCGCCGCCCTCATCCTCGCGATCAATTTCGCGCCGGTGGACGGCTCCGGGGCGCTCGCCATCGGTCTCGGGTTGATCGCGCTCGCCGCGGGAGCCGCGTTCTTCCTGCAGCAACGACGGGCGGCGCACCCGCTGTTCGATCTGCACGTCGCCGCCCGCCCGACGTTCTGGGTGGCCGCCGTCGGCGGGGTGATCGTGTTCGGCGCGTTGATGGGTGCGATGTTCATCGGGCAGCAGTTCCTCCAGAACGTGCTCGGATACTCCACGCTCGCCGCCGGTTCCGCGATCATCCCGGCCGCCGTCGCGATGGTCGTCGTCGCACCCCGCTCCGCGAAACTCGTCGAATCACACGGCGCCCGGTTCACACTGCTGCTCGGCTACCTGTTCGTCGTCCTCGGACTGGTTGTCGCGCTGGTGTGGTGGGACGAAGACGCAACCTTCTGGTGGGTGGCGCTCGCGTACGCGTTCGTGGGCATCGGGGTCGGGTTCGCCGGGACCCCCGCGTCGCGGTCGCTCACCGGTTCGGTGCCGGTGTCGCGGGCGGGCATGGCGTCCGGCACGTCCGACCTGCAACGCGACCTCGGGGGCGCGATCATGCAGTCGATCCTCGGCGCCGTGCTCACCGCCGGTTACGCGAAGTCGCTGTCGGCGACCATCGCCTCGTCGCCGGACGCCAGCCAGATCACCCCGGAAACCCAAGCGGCGCTCACGAAGTCGTATTCCAGCGCCGAAGTGCTCGCGGAACGCTACCCGCAGTACGCCGAGCAGATCATCGCCGCCGCCCGCAACGCCTTCCTCGACGGCGACGATCGCGCGTACCTCGCCGCGATCCTGGTGGTGTGCGCCGGGGCCGTAGTGGTGTTCTTCTTCTACCCGCATCGCGACGAGGAGAAGCGACTGCTGGCCGAATACGCGACCGACAGAGCGCAGTAG
- a CDS encoding serine hydrolase domain-containing protein yields the protein MTAQVVTRTNRRRGLAAAAAALLLVVPAACSDDSSSTGTSATSTTTQAESPNAGADAQIDPGVADRLDEAIEKTMSMAAIPGAIVGVWGPDGNYVKAFGVADKTTGAPMETDFFHRIGSVTKTFTVTGLLQLVDEDKVALDDPISKYVEGVPLGDQITLRELARMQSGLANYSANEDFQKALLSDPQAAFTPQQLLGYAFAQPATFPPGQGFEYSNTNTTLLGLVIEKVSGLPLPDYVTQKIVQPLKMADTSFPTTNAFPEPHAQGYTEQTLDDKEAVATDWNPSWGWAAGAMISTLDDLHIWAPALATGTLLQPATQAQRLETVNAPGLASDVGYGLGIFDVAGWIGHNGSLPGYQTVCVYLPEQETTLAIMINTDVPYQGSEPSTALAGAVTEIISPEHIYKLSAGVQNPDASTPATPTPSETPATSSTSAPPTS from the coding sequence ATGACAGCTCAGGTCGTGACCAGGACGAATCGGCGACGAGGCCTCGCGGCGGCCGCAGCGGCACTGCTGCTGGTAGTGCCCGCGGCGTGCTCCGACGACTCCTCCTCCACGGGCACCTCCGCTACCTCCACGACGACGCAGGCGGAATCACCGAACGCCGGGGCCGACGCGCAGATCGACCCCGGTGTCGCGGACCGACTCGACGAGGCGATCGAGAAGACGATGTCGATGGCGGCGATTCCCGGCGCGATCGTGGGGGTGTGGGGGCCCGACGGCAATTACGTGAAGGCGTTCGGCGTCGCCGACAAGACGACGGGCGCGCCGATGGAGACCGATTTCTTCCACCGAATCGGCAGTGTGACAAAGACGTTCACGGTCACGGGACTGTTGCAGCTGGTCGACGAAGACAAGGTTGCGCTCGACGACCCCATCTCGAAGTACGTGGAGGGTGTGCCGTTGGGTGATCAGATCACGCTGCGCGAACTTGCCCGGATGCAGAGCGGGCTGGCGAACTACTCCGCCAACGAGGACTTCCAGAAGGCGTTGCTCAGCGACCCGCAGGCCGCGTTCACCCCGCAACAACTGCTGGGTTACGCGTTCGCGCAGCCCGCGACGTTCCCGCCGGGGCAGGGATTCGAGTACTCCAACACGAACACGACCCTGCTGGGACTTGTCATCGAGAAGGTCAGCGGACTGCCGCTCCCGGACTACGTGACGCAGAAGATCGTCCAGCCACTGAAGATGGCGGACACGAGCTTCCCGACCACCAACGCGTTCCCCGAACCGCACGCGCAGGGCTACACCGAGCAGACCTTGGACGACAAGGAAGCCGTGGCCACCGACTGGAATCCGTCCTGGGGATGGGCGGCGGGCGCGATGATCTCGACCCTCGACGACCTGCACATCTGGGCGCCCGCGCTGGCCACCGGCACACTGCTGCAGCCGGCCACACAGGCGCAACGGCTCGAGACGGTCAACGCACCGGGTCTGGCATCGGACGTCGGCTACGGGTTGGGCATCTTCGACGTCGCCGGCTGGATCGGGCACAACGGCAGCCTCCCCGGGTATCAGACGGTCTGCGTCTACTTACCCGAGCAGGAGACCACCCTCGCGATCATGATCAACACCGACGTCCCCTACCAGGGCAGCGAACCGAGCACCGCGCTGGCGGGGGCCGTCACGGAGATCATCTCGCCGGAACACATCTACAAGCTCAGCGCCGGAGTGCAGAATCCGGACGCGTCGACCCCGGCCACGCCGACGCCCTCGGAGACCCCGGCGACGTCCTCGACGTCCGCCCCGCCGACGAGCTGA
- a CDS encoding putative glycolipid-binding domain-containing protein: MSIQASGASTWPAVLTWRADNAPRMESVRVQLNGDRIKAAGRIIGGECPEHPAFSASYDLVTDESGITRRLSLRTSVAAGERQMSISRDEEGTWMVEHGANHQRSTFDGALDVDMVLSPFFNALPIRRYGLHLGSEDVEVPVVYVNLLDLRVEGAILTYSSGPDGIHVLSPVSSSSVTVDRDGFIIDYPGLAERI; encoded by the coding sequence GTGAGCATCCAAGCCTCCGGTGCCTCGACCTGGCCCGCAGTACTGACGTGGCGGGCGGACAACGCACCCCGAATGGAATCGGTGCGCGTCCAGCTCAACGGCGACCGCATCAAGGCAGCAGGCCGGATCATCGGCGGCGAGTGCCCCGAGCATCCGGCGTTCAGCGCGTCCTACGACCTCGTCACCGACGAAAGCGGAATCACCCGCAGGCTGTCGCTGCGGACGTCCGTCGCGGCCGGTGAACGGCAGATGTCGATCAGCCGGGACGAAGAGGGCACGTGGATGGTGGAGCACGGCGCCAACCACCAGCGGTCCACGTTCGACGGCGCCCTCGACGTCGACATGGTGCTCAGCCCGTTCTTCAACGCCCTGCCCATCCGGCGGTACGGACTGCACCTCGGATCCGAGGACGTCGAGGTCCCCGTCGTCTACGTGAACCTCCTGGACCTGCGGGTCGAGGGCGCGATCCTCACCTACAGCAGCGGTCCGGACGGCATCCACGTGCTGTCGCCGGTGTCGAGTTCCTCGGTGACCGTCGACCGCGACGGGTTCATCATCGACTACCCGGGCCTGGCCGAACGGATATAG
- a CDS encoding nitroreductase family deazaflavin-dependent oxidoreductase, with product MADLFVKALQLHQFVYERSGGWVGHRLLFGMPTLLLHSVGRKSGKPRTSALTYGRDGARYLVVASKGGAPTSPAWMHNVLAAPTCEIQVGRDRITVVARKVVPGDPEYDRMWATMNAINHGRYSEYQKKTDRPIPVIALTPNR from the coding sequence GTGGCCGACTTGTTCGTGAAAGCCCTTCAGCTGCATCAGTTCGTCTACGAACGCAGCGGCGGATGGGTGGGGCATCGGTTGCTGTTCGGGATGCCGACCCTGTTGTTGCACAGTGTCGGCCGCAAGTCCGGGAAGCCGCGGACGTCCGCGTTGACGTACGGCCGTGACGGCGCACGCTATCTGGTCGTCGCGTCGAAGGGTGGTGCGCCTACGTCGCCCGCGTGGATGCACAACGTGCTGGCCGCGCCGACCTGCGAGATCCAAGTGGGCCGCGACCGCATCACCGTGGTGGCGCGGAAGGTTGTGCCGGGCGACCCGGAGTACGACCGGATGTGGGCGACGATGAATGCGATCAACCACGGCCGGTACAGCGAGTATCAGAAGAAGACGGACCGGCCGATTCCCGTCATCGCGCTCACCCCGAACCGCTGA
- a CDS encoding very short patch repair endonuclease yields the protein MPATDPATSARMRAQRRRDTAPELALRRELHRRGVRYYVDRAPMKGVRRRADLVFPRRKVAVYVDGCFWHSCPQHATFPKNNAQWWAEKLAGNVTRDRDTDTRLTDAGWTVVRVWEHENPVVAANRVQEALGDA from the coding sequence ATGCCCGCCACCGATCCCGCGACCAGCGCCCGGATGCGGGCGCAGCGGCGTCGCGACACCGCACCCGAACTCGCACTCCGCAGGGAACTGCACCGGCGCGGGGTCCGGTACTACGTGGACCGGGCGCCGATGAAGGGTGTCCGGCGGCGCGCCGACCTGGTGTTTCCGCGGCGGAAGGTGGCCGTGTACGTGGACGGGTGCTTCTGGCACAGCTGCCCGCAGCACGCCACGTTCCCGAAGAACAACGCGCAGTGGTGGGCCGAGAAACTCGCCGGGAACGTCACCCGCGATCGTGACACCGACACGAGGCTGACCGACGCCGGGTGGACGGTGGTGCGGGTCTGGGAGCACGAGAATCCGGTGGTCGCGGCGAACAGGGTCCAGGAAGCTCTCGGCGACGCGTGA
- a CDS encoding DNA cytosine methyltransferase, translating into MVGLFAGIGGLELGLREHGWNTELLCEIDPGAQAVLRTQFTDVPVHSDVTKLRSLPRDIELVAAGFPCQDLSQAGRTAGITGSRSGLVDEVFRLVKRKKGPRWLLIENVPFMLQLGRGAAMRHITDALEDLGYTWAYRVVDARAFGLPQRRQRVLMLASRTEDPRAVLFGEDAGERPVDDHADFPCGFYWTEGTRGLGWAVNAVPTLKGGSSVGIASPPAVRLPSGEIVTPGLVDAERLQGFDPDWTAPAALVPGLRNSHRWKLVGNAVSVRMASWVGRRLLEPADYERGFETPMKPGDAWPVAAWGSNRQAFRVHTSTWPVQEPYEDLSGFLEDTRLLSARATAGFLKRARMGNLRFVPGFIDDVESHLDRMGGFPEAAA; encoded by the coding sequence ATGGTGGGCCTGTTCGCCGGTATCGGCGGGCTCGAGTTGGGTCTGAGAGAGCACGGCTGGAACACCGAACTGCTCTGTGAGATCGACCCGGGCGCCCAGGCGGTTCTGCGTACCCAATTCACGGACGTCCCTGTGCATTCCGATGTCACCAAGCTGCGTTCCCTCCCCCGGGACATCGAACTCGTCGCCGCCGGTTTCCCGTGCCAGGACCTCTCGCAGGCGGGCCGGACGGCCGGTATCACGGGTTCGCGTTCCGGCCTCGTCGACGAGGTGTTCCGGTTGGTGAAGCGGAAGAAGGGTCCGCGCTGGCTCCTGATCGAGAACGTGCCGTTCATGCTGCAGCTGGGTCGCGGGGCGGCTATGAGGCACATCACGGACGCTCTCGAGGACCTCGGCTACACGTGGGCGTACCGGGTGGTCGATGCGCGCGCGTTCGGGCTCCCTCAGCGCCGTCAGCGGGTCCTGATGCTCGCCTCGCGCACCGAGGACCCCCGGGCGGTGCTGTTCGGTGAGGACGCCGGGGAACGCCCCGTCGACGACCATGCCGACTTCCCGTGCGGTTTTTACTGGACCGAGGGCACCCGTGGCCTCGGGTGGGCGGTCAACGCGGTTCCGACGCTGAAGGGTGGTTCGTCCGTCGGTATCGCGAGCCCGCCCGCCGTGCGACTGCCGTCGGGCGAGATCGTGACGCCCGGGCTCGTGGACGCCGAACGCCTGCAGGGCTTCGACCCGGACTGGACGGCGCCCGCCGCGCTGGTCCCCGGATTGCGGAACAGTCATCGGTGGAAGCTCGTCGGCAACGCGGTGAGTGTGCGGATGGCGTCGTGGGTCGGTCGGCGTCTGCTCGAGCCTGCGGACTACGAGCGGGGTTTCGAGACGCCGATGAAGCCCGGCGACGCGTGGCCGGTGGCAGCGTGGGGCAGCAATCGTCAGGCGTTCCGGGTGCACACCTCGACGTGGCCGGTGCAGGAACCGTACGAGGATCTCAGCGGATTCCTCGAGGACACCCGGCTGCTGTCGGCCCGCGCGACCGCCGGTTTCCTGAAGCGGGCGCGGATGGGCAATCTGCGTTTCGTTCCGGGGTTCATCGACGACGTCGAGAGCCACCTCGACCGTATGGGCGGCTTCCCCGAGGCCGCCGCGTAG
- a CDS encoding SDR family NAD(P)-dependent oxidoreductase, which produces MRIDSTGRTALVTGSTQGIGAAIAAGLARSGARVAINGRTERSVGEAIERLRAEVPDGEFVPAAADVTTDEGARRVLEIVPSVDILVNNLGIFGSQPALEIDDDEWRRYFEVNVLSAIRLTRLVLPGMVERSWGRVLDIASDSAIVIPAEMIHYGMSKTALLAVSRGFAKEAAGTGVTVNSVLAGPTHTGGVEDFVYSLVDTDLPWDEAQREFMKKYRPQSLLQRLIEPEEIANMVVYLSSAQASATTGAAVRVDGGYIDSIVP; this is translated from the coding sequence ATGCGCATCGACTCGACGGGCAGAACGGCGCTGGTCACCGGATCGACGCAGGGCATCGGCGCCGCGATCGCAGCGGGCCTCGCCCGCTCCGGCGCGCGGGTGGCGATCAACGGCCGCACCGAGAGATCCGTGGGCGAGGCGATCGAACGACTGCGGGCCGAGGTCCCGGACGGCGAATTCGTTCCGGCTGCCGCCGACGTCACGACGGACGAGGGCGCGCGGCGGGTCCTGGAGATCGTTCCGAGCGTCGACATCCTGGTCAACAACCTCGGGATCTTCGGCTCCCAGCCGGCCCTGGAGATCGACGACGACGAGTGGCGGCGTTACTTCGAGGTGAACGTGCTGTCCGCGATCCGGCTGACCCGCCTGGTCCTGCCCGGCATGGTCGAACGGTCCTGGGGCCGGGTCCTCGACATCGCCAGTGACTCCGCGATCGTCATTCCCGCCGAGATGATCCATTACGGGATGTCGAAGACGGCGCTGCTGGCGGTCTCGCGGGGATTCGCGAAAGAGGCGGCGGGGACGGGTGTCACGGTCAATTCGGTTCTGGCCGGCCCAACCCACACGGGCGGTGTGGAGGATTTCGTCTACAGCCTGGTCGACACGGACCTGCCGTGGGACGAGGCGCAGCGCGAGTTCATGAAGAAGTACCGGCCGCAGTCGTTGCTGCAGCGCCTCATCGAGCCGGAGGAGATCGCGAACATGGTCGTCTACCTCAGTTCGGCGCAGGCGTCGGCGACCACCGGTGCCGCGGTGCGGGTCGACGGCGGCTATATCGATTCCATCGTCCCGTGA
- a CDS encoding prephenate dehydrogenase, which produces MCQPVRVSDTPSAPPVCVLGLGLIGGSLLRAAVRAGREAWGHNRSAPSVDAARADGFDADTDLVAVLQRASAESALIVIAVPVPAVAATLTAIALYASNCSITDVVSVKAEVAAAAARQGLADRYVGGHPMAGTSASGWSVGSADLFREAVWVVGTDDGVDPAIWTQVAQLALDCGSVVVPAESAEHDRAVARISHLPHLLAETLAITGARGGPLALGLAAGSFRDGTRVAGSAPGLVRAMCEGNRDALLIALDEALVLLQDARTELAEQSSTATLVEAGHTARLTYDNQETWEITGIVPGREGWIDDMRDAGRRGGRLRRL; this is translated from the coding sequence ATGTGCCAACCTGTTCGGGTGTCTGATACCCCTTCCGCACCTCCGGTGTGCGTGCTCGGCCTGGGCTTGATCGGCGGTTCACTGCTGCGTGCGGCGGTCCGGGCGGGCCGCGAAGCGTGGGGTCACAACCGATCCGCGCCGTCCGTCGACGCCGCCCGGGCGGACGGTTTCGACGCCGACACCGATCTGGTCGCGGTACTCCAGCGCGCGTCGGCCGAGTCGGCGCTGATCGTGATCGCGGTCCCCGTGCCCGCGGTCGCCGCCACCCTCACCGCGATCGCCCTGTACGCATCGAACTGCTCGATCACCGACGTCGTCAGCGTCAAGGCGGAGGTCGCGGCGGCGGCAGCCCGCCAGGGACTCGCCGACCGCTACGTGGGCGGGCACCCGATGGCCGGAACGTCGGCGTCCGGGTGGAGCGTCGGCAGCGCCGACCTGTTCCGGGAGGCCGTGTGGGTGGTCGGCACCGACGACGGCGTCGACCCCGCCATCTGGACACAGGTCGCGCAACTCGCGTTGGACTGCGGTTCCGTCGTCGTGCCCGCCGAGTCCGCCGAACACGACCGGGCGGTCGCGCGCATCTCGCACCTGCCGCACCTGCTGGCCGAGACCCTCGCGATCACCGGTGCCCGCGGCGGACCGCTGGCCCTGGGCCTGGCGGCCGGCTCGTTCCGCGACGGCACCCGCGTGGCGGGCAGCGCGCCCGGACTCGTCCGGGCCATGTGCGAAGGCAACCGGGACGCCCTGCTGATCGCCCTGGACGAAGCATTGGTACTGCTGCAGGACGCGCGGACCGAACTGGCGGAACAGTCGTCGACGGCGACGCTCGTCGAGGCCGGCCACACCGCACGCCTGACGTACGACAACCAGGAGACGTGGGAGATCACCGGCATCGTTCCCGGCCGCGAAGGCTGGATCGACGACATGCGTGATGCGGGTCGGCGGGGAGGGCGGCTCCGCCGCCTGTGA
- a CDS encoding nucleoside deaminase, translating to MTLQDDERMIRAAIEAARAATDADVPVGAVVFDADGVEVSRAVNSREAMSDPTAHAEIIALRAAARVYGDGWRLEGATLAVTLEPCTMCAGALVLARISRVVFGAWEPKTGAVGSLWDVVRDRRLTHRPQVRGGVLEDECAGILEDFFRERR from the coding sequence GTGACTCTTCAGGACGACGAGCGGATGATCCGCGCGGCGATCGAAGCGGCCCGCGCCGCCACCGACGCCGACGTGCCCGTGGGTGCGGTGGTGTTCGACGCCGACGGTGTGGAGGTGTCGCGGGCCGTGAACTCGCGGGAGGCGATGTCGGATCCGACGGCGCACGCCGAGATCATCGCGTTGCGGGCCGCCGCGCGGGTATACGGCGACGGGTGGCGCCTCGAGGGGGCGACGCTCGCGGTTACGCTGGAGCCGTGCACGATGTGCGCGGGTGCGCTCGTGCTGGCCCGGATCTCCCGGGTGGTGTTCGGGGCGTGGGAGCCGAAGACCGGTGCCGTCGGCTCACTGTGGGATGTGGTCCGCGACCGCCGTCTCACCCACCGACCGCAGGTCAGGGGCGGTGTTCTCGAGGACGAATGCGCCGGCATCCTCGAAGACTTCTTTCGTGAGCGGCGCTGA
- a CDS encoding tRNA adenosine deaminase-associated protein translates to MGAQRAENNSASSDRAEDLEGFGVAVVHEDGRWKVKALTSAALTSLSVAEEELRALRSAGAFFGLLDVDDEFFVVLRPAPSGTRLLLSDATAAIDYDIAADVLEALNIEVPDIDPDELDDIEPWEEGDLSLLADLGLPEPVLAVITSETDLYPDEQLGMIAQRLGFTTELAGVLDKLPR, encoded by the coding sequence ATGGGTGCACAGCGCGCGGAAAACAACAGCGCCTCCTCGGATCGGGCAGAGGATCTGGAGGGCTTCGGTGTCGCGGTAGTACACGAGGACGGCCGGTGGAAGGTCAAGGCCCTCACTTCGGCTGCTCTGACCAGTCTCAGCGTCGCGGAGGAGGAGCTTCGGGCCCTCCGTAGCGCGGGCGCGTTCTTCGGTCTGCTGGACGTGGACGACGAATTCTTCGTCGTGCTCCGGCCTGCGCCGTCGGGAACGCGTCTGCTGCTGTCCGACGCCACCGCGGCCATCGACTACGACATCGCCGCCGACGTCCTCGAGGCGCTCAACATCGAGGTCCCGGACATCGACCCGGACGAACTCGACGACATCGAGCCGTGGGAGGAGGGTGACCTGTCGCTGCTCGCCGACCTCGGTCTGCCCGAACCCGTTCTGGCTGTCATCACGTCCGAGACGGACCTGTATCCCGACGAGCAGCTCGGGATGATCGCGCAGCGGCTCGGGTTCACCACGGAGCTGGCCGGGGTTCTCGACAAGCTTCCCCGGTAG
- a CDS encoding NAD(P)H-binding protein — MTILVTGATGNIGRMLVDHLLARGATDVRALTNHPDKAQLPDSVTVVEGYLRRLGSLPAAFEGVDSLYLAPTPDTAPDALALAKQAGVRHVVDLSGPHDGHWGDVARAVEASGIEWTHLWPGEFMENAGILAPQITAGDTVREPYPTAANAPIAMDDIAEVAAVALLESGHVGASYELTGPETITRAELVRELGAALGRNIEYRQVSLDEAVDVLTPAMGEYARWYLEGMASLVDAPQQANRLVEQLTGRPATTFAQWASAHVDEFR, encoded by the coding sequence ATGACGATTCTCGTGACGGGGGCAACCGGGAACATCGGCAGAATGCTCGTCGACCACCTGCTCGCGCGGGGTGCGACGGACGTCCGGGCCCTCACGAATCATCCTGACAAAGCGCAACTTCCGGACTCGGTCACCGTCGTCGAGGGATACCTCCGCAGGCTCGGCAGCCTGCCCGCGGCGTTCGAGGGCGTCGATTCCCTCTACCTCGCACCGACTCCCGACACCGCCCCGGACGCGCTCGCCCTGGCGAAGCAGGCCGGGGTCCGGCACGTCGTCGACCTGTCCGGTCCCCACGACGGCCATTGGGGTGACGTCGCACGGGCCGTCGAGGCGTCCGGCATCGAGTGGACGCACCTGTGGCCCGGCGAGTTCATGGAGAACGCGGGAATCCTGGCACCGCAGATCACCGCGGGAGACACCGTGCGTGAGCCGTACCCAACGGCGGCGAACGCGCCGATCGCGATGGACGACATCGCCGAGGTCGCGGCCGTCGCCCTCCTCGAGTCCGGGCACGTCGGCGCGTCGTACGAACTCACCGGTCCCGAGACGATCACCCGCGCCGAGCTCGTCCGAGAACTCGGCGCCGCCCTCGGCCGGAACATCGAGTACCGGCAGGTGTCGCTGGACGAGGCCGTCGACGTCCTGACGCCGGCGATGGGAGAGTACGCCCGCTGGTACCTGGAAGGGATGGCGAGCCTGGTCGACGCTCCCCAGCAGGCGAACCGGCTCGTCGAGCAACTCACCGGACGCCCCGCGACCACGTTCGCGCAGTGGGCGTCGGCGCACGTCGACGAGTTCCGCTGA
- a CDS encoding VOC family protein gives MLRGLITVSLFADDIPAAREWYCALLGITPYFERPDSENPAYIEYRIGDYQHELGIIDRRYAPHGAADGPSGVVVFWHVDDVTAAVEKLLTMGAKEHEPRTERESGFVTASVVDPFGNILGVMYNPHYLDVLGSRGEA, from the coding sequence ATGTTGCGAGGACTCATTACCGTCAGCCTCTTCGCCGACGACATCCCGGCGGCCCGCGAGTGGTACTGCGCCCTGCTCGGTATCACCCCGTACTTCGAACGCCCCGACTCCGAGAACCCGGCGTACATCGAGTACCGGATCGGGGATTACCAGCACGAGCTCGGCATCATCGACCGTCGGTACGCCCCGCACGGAGCCGCGGACGGCCCGTCCGGCGTGGTGGTGTTCTGGCACGTCGACGACGTGACCGCCGCCGTCGAGAAGCTGCTCACGATGGGGGCGAAAGAGCACGAGCCGCGCACCGAACGAGAGTCGGGATTCGTCACCGCCTCCGTCGTGGACCCGTTCGGCAACATCCTCGGCGTCATGTACAACCCGCACTACCTGGACGTCCTGGGTTCGCGCGGCGAAGCGTGA
- a CDS encoding YceI family protein, which yields MKKLWWLVGAVVIVVIAVLVGPWFYGQFIAEDDAPAASVSTEGAEAATGSVDGQWTVTPGQGSNQTAAGYTVHEILNGASVTVVGSTADVTGNATVEDEKLTAGEVTVQVATIATDQSRRDNQFRGNVMDTGTFPTATFTVDSPVDLSGLPADGSVGTVSAQGTLTLKGQSRPVTVDIDVLRSGDDLIASGSIPVTWTDFGVTPPSLGFVTVDGNGTVDFLVSFARS from the coding sequence ATGAAAAAGCTGTGGTGGTTGGTCGGCGCAGTTGTCATCGTCGTGATCGCGGTGCTGGTGGGACCGTGGTTCTACGGCCAATTCATCGCAGAGGACGACGCACCGGCGGCCTCGGTGTCGACCGAGGGTGCGGAGGCGGCCACCGGATCGGTCGACGGGCAGTGGACCGTCACACCGGGTCAGGGCTCCAACCAGACTGCGGCGGGGTACACCGTCCACGAGATCCTCAACGGCGCGAGCGTCACGGTGGTCGGGTCGACCGCCGACGTGACCGGCAACGCGACCGTCGAGGATGAGAAACTCACCGCGGGCGAGGTGACCGTGCAGGTGGCGACCATCGCGACCGATCAGTCCCGCCGCGACAACCAGTTCCGCGGCAACGTCATGGACACCGGGACGTTCCCGACCGCCACGTTCACCGTCGATTCCCCGGTCGATCTGTCCGGGCTGCCTGCGGACGGCTCCGTGGGAACGGTCTCAGCCCAGGGCACGCTGACGCTCAAGGGGCAGTCGCGTCCGGTGACGGTCGACATCGACGTGCTGCGTTCCGGCGACGACCTCATCGCCTCGGGCAGCATCCCGGTCACCTGGACGGACTTCGGTGTGACGCCGCCGTCACTGGGCTTCGTGACCGTGGACGGCAACGGCACGGTCGACTTCCTGGTCAGCTTCGCGCGTTCCTGA
- a CDS encoding CsbD family protein, with the protein MGIADKASNKAEDLKGQAKEATGKATGDQDLRDEGKADQASSAVKDAGEKVKDTAKNLKDKLT; encoded by the coding sequence GTGGGAATCGCAGACAAAGCTTCGAACAAGGCGGAAGACCTCAAGGGCCAGGCGAAGGAAGCCACCGGCAAAGCCACTGGCGATCAGGACCTGCGCGACGAGGGCAAGGCCGACCAGGCGTCCTCGGCGGTGAAGGATGCCGGCGAGAAGGTCAAGGACACCGCCAAGAACCTCAAGGACAAGCTGACTTAA